One Cellulomonas sp. NS3 genomic region harbors:
- a CDS encoding ABC transporter permease subunit, with amino-acid sequence MRRVATTGRSQLRVRRSLALAMLTLLLTSFAVLTSSGPATAAAAQCVADPATACVGGTIRTAAGEPAVGVQLSVDGPGGTVEAETGADGRWSAAVTTAGDYTVTLDESTLPTGEQLRDPAGNPRTVVVRLGSSAGALFPLGGAAAGGTGGGDEEPDPGASAAPGTNAPSGGTAGGITGQRVLQQAVSGLVFGLLLALASVGLSLIYGTTGLSNFAHGEQVTLGALLAYFGVQVLGQPLVVAGLFAVAVGAASGWAQDAGIWHKLRQRRLGATQQMIVTIGLSMVLQYAFQYFVGGGPLRIVRENPVPVRIGPLLLNQQSIFSALIAIVAIAAVGYFLLGTRTGRATRAVSDNPALAAASGISVERIVRIVWTLGAGLAALGGVLLGLYFNATAWNMGGAILLLMFAAVTLGGLGTAFGALVGSVVIGLVVEMSTLVIPSDMRYAGALVILILVLLVRPQGILGRAERIG; translated from the coding sequence GTGCGCCGAGTCGCGACCACGGGCCGTTCCCAGCTCCGCGTGCGCCGCAGTCTCGCGCTCGCCATGCTCACCCTGCTCCTCACCTCGTTCGCCGTCCTGACGTCGTCAGGTCCCGCGACGGCCGCCGCCGCGCAGTGCGTCGCGGACCCGGCGACCGCGTGCGTCGGCGGCACGATCCGCACCGCGGCCGGCGAGCCCGCTGTCGGCGTGCAGCTCAGCGTCGACGGCCCCGGCGGCACCGTGGAGGCCGAGACCGGCGCCGACGGCCGCTGGTCCGCCGCCGTCACCACAGCCGGCGACTACACCGTCACCCTCGACGAGTCGACCCTCCCCACGGGCGAGCAGCTGCGCGACCCCGCGGGCAACCCCCGCACGGTCGTCGTCCGGCTGGGCTCGTCCGCGGGAGCCCTCTTCCCGCTCGGCGGAGCCGCCGCCGGCGGGACGGGCGGCGGGGACGAGGAGCCCGACCCCGGCGCGAGCGCCGCCCCCGGCACGAACGCCCCGTCCGGCGGCACCGCGGGCGGGATCACGGGCCAGCGCGTGCTCCAGCAGGCGGTCAGCGGGCTCGTCTTCGGGTTGCTGCTGGCGCTCGCGTCCGTCGGCCTGTCGCTGATCTACGGCACGACCGGGCTCAGCAACTTCGCCCACGGCGAGCAGGTGACGCTGGGGGCGCTCCTCGCCTACTTCGGCGTCCAGGTGCTCGGCCAGCCGCTCGTCGTCGCGGGCCTGTTCGCGGTCGCGGTCGGCGCGGCGTCCGGGTGGGCCCAGGACGCGGGGATCTGGCACAAGCTGCGGCAGCGCCGGCTCGGCGCGACGCAGCAGATGATCGTCACGATCGGCCTGTCGATGGTGCTGCAGTACGCCTTCCAGTACTTCGTGGGAGGTGGCCCGCTGCGCATCGTCCGGGAGAACCCGGTGCCGGTGCGGATCGGCCCGCTGCTGCTCAACCAGCAGTCGATCTTCTCGGCGCTCATCGCGATCGTGGCGATCGCGGCTGTCGGGTACTTCCTGCTCGGGACCCGCACGGGTCGGGCGACGCGCGCCGTCTCCGACAACCCCGCGCTCGCCGCGGCGTCGGGCATCTCGGTCGAGCGCATCGTGCGCATCGTCTGGACGCTCGGGGCCGGCCTGGCCGCGCTCGGCGGCGTGCTCCTGGGTCTCTACTTCAACGCGACCGCGTGGAACATGGGCGGGGCGATCCTGCTCCTCATGTTCGCCGCCGTGACGCTCGGCGGGCTCGGCACCGCGTTCGGCGCCCTCGTCGGCTCGGTCGTCATCGGGCTCGTCGTCGAGATGTCGACGCTCGTGATCCCGTCGGACATGCGCTACGCCGGGGCGCTCGTGATCCTCATCCTCGTCCTTCTCGTCCGACCCCAGGGCATCCTGGGCCGGGCTGAGCGCATCGGCTGA
- a CDS encoding GNAT family N-acetyltransferase: MRPGVQVRPAEPGDLPEIVDLCLVARAESTVGAQLCSNDRERLRQQIGTLLATPGGQVLVGALDGRTSGLLLGRLVGPSPFTDEASLTLEALYVAPEARRRGLGHALLSGALELAAEAGASEVYAAPLPGARGMLRFFARLGFAPAAAYRVVSTSSLQRRLAGDSAGAPVVRRGAARGLEDLIARRRQVRAAARSETAEVRFVPPAAGADQPRRSAMSMQVSRAVQTRRDSGSSTTTS, translated from the coding sequence GTGCGCCCTGGTGTCCAGGTCCGCCCCGCAGAGCCGGGCGACCTCCCCGAGATCGTGGACCTGTGCCTCGTCGCGCGCGCGGAGTCGACCGTGGGCGCGCAGCTGTGCAGCAACGACCGCGAGCGGCTCCGCCAGCAGATCGGCACGCTGCTCGCGACGCCGGGCGGGCAGGTCCTGGTGGGCGCGCTCGACGGCCGCACGAGCGGCCTGCTGCTCGGGCGCCTCGTCGGCCCGAGCCCGTTCACCGACGAGGCGAGCCTGACGCTCGAGGCCCTCTACGTGGCGCCCGAGGCGCGCCGCCGTGGCCTGGGCCACGCGCTGCTGTCGGGCGCGCTCGAGCTCGCCGCCGAGGCGGGCGCGAGCGAGGTGTACGCGGCCCCGCTGCCGGGTGCGCGCGGGATGCTCCGGTTCTTCGCCCGGCTGGGCTTCGCGCCCGCGGCGGCGTACCGGGTGGTGAGCACGAGCTCGTTGCAGCGCCGGCTCGCGGGGGACTCCGCGGGGGCGCCCGTCGTGCGTCGCGGGGCGGCGCGCGGGCTGGAGGACCTCATCGCGCGGCGCCGCCAGGTCCGGGCCGCCGCCCGGTCCGAGACGGCCGAGGTGCGCTTCGTGCCCCCGGCGGCCGGCGCCGATCAGCCGCGGCGGTCCGCGATGAGCATGCAGGTCAGCCGCGCGGTGCAGACGCGGCGCGACTCGGGGTCCTCGACGACGACCTCGTAG
- a CDS encoding ABC transporter permease — MIRLVLQRIALLVPTLLGLSVLLFLWVRALPGGPATALLGERATPEAVERINRLYGFDQPLLQQYLKYVGQLATGNFGTSTRTNRPVLEEFLNRFPATVELTVLALVIAIGIGIPLGYVAARRQGWLTDHATVVASLVGVTIPVFFLAFLLKWLFAVQLGWFPSAGRQDPSMVATHPTGFYVLDGLLTREWDASWDAFVHLVLPAVALGSIPLAIIARITRASVIEVQNADYVRTARAKGLRRTRLRSRVILRNAMLPVSTTIGLQVGLLLSGAVLTETVFAYPGIGSFLAEAIFNLDYAVLQGFVLIIAVVYALANLAVDVSYGLIDPRMRTR; from the coding sequence ATGATCCGACTTGTCCTGCAGAGGATCGCACTCCTCGTCCCCACCCTGCTCGGACTGTCGGTCCTGCTGTTCCTGTGGGTCCGCGCTCTCCCAGGAGGCCCGGCAACGGCCCTCCTGGGGGAGCGCGCCACCCCCGAGGCCGTCGAGCGCATCAACCGCCTCTACGGCTTCGACCAACCGCTCCTGCAGCAGTACCTCAAGTACGTCGGCCAGCTCGCGACGGGCAACTTCGGCACGTCGACGCGCACCAACCGGCCCGTGCTCGAGGAGTTCCTCAACCGGTTCCCGGCGACCGTCGAGCTGACGGTCCTGGCGCTCGTCATCGCGATCGGCATCGGCATCCCGCTGGGGTACGTCGCGGCGCGGCGCCAGGGCTGGCTCACCGACCACGCGACGGTCGTGGCCTCGCTCGTCGGCGTGACGATCCCGGTGTTCTTCCTGGCGTTCCTGCTCAAGTGGCTCTTCGCCGTCCAGCTCGGCTGGTTCCCGTCCGCGGGCCGGCAGGACCCGTCGATGGTCGCCACGCACCCCACCGGCTTCTACGTGCTCGACGGGCTCCTCACGCGCGAGTGGGACGCGAGCTGGGACGCCTTCGTGCACCTCGTGCTCCCGGCGGTCGCGCTCGGGTCGATCCCGCTCGCGATCATCGCCCGCATCACGCGCGCCTCGGTGATCGAGGTGCAGAACGCCGACTACGTGCGCACCGCGCGGGCCAAGGGCCTGCGGCGCACGCGGCTGCGCAGCCGCGTGATCCTGCGCAACGCGATGCTCCCGGTGTCGACGACGATCGGCCTCCAGGTCGGCCTGCTGCTCTCCGGGGCGGTGCTCACCGAGACGGTGTTCGCCTACCCGGGCATCGGCAGCTTCCTCGCCGAGGCGATCTTCAACCTCGACTACGCGGTGCTCCAGGGCTTCGTGCTCATCATCGCGGTGGTGTACGCGCTCGCGAACCTCGCCGTGGACGTGTCCTACGGCCTGATCGACCCGAGGATGAGGACCCGATGA
- a CDS encoding class I SAM-dependent methyltransferase, which produces MNSTQPEDPLADAGYRHVPDEAGGRAGRTWWDANAPEYLAEHGDFLGTADFCWCPEGVREADAGLLGDLTGARVLEVGAGAAQCSRWLAARGVEVVATDVAHGMLAAGAAYDRPGHPAAPLVQADARALPFADGSFDVAFTAFGAIPFVPDAVSVHREAARVLRPGGRWVFSVTHPLRWAFPDDPSEHGLTASRSYFDRRPYVETGASGSVLYAEYHRTLGDHVADLVAAGFVLERLVEPEWPEGHDRTWGGWGPVRGALLPGTAIFVTHR; this is translated from the coding sequence ATGAACTCCACACAGCCGGAGGATCCCCTCGCCGACGCCGGGTACCGGCACGTTCCCGACGAGGCCGGTGGGCGGGCCGGGCGCACGTGGTGGGACGCCAACGCCCCCGAGTACCTCGCCGAGCACGGGGACTTCCTCGGCACCGCCGATTTCTGCTGGTGCCCGGAGGGCGTCCGCGAGGCCGACGCCGGCCTGCTGGGCGACCTGACCGGCGCGCGCGTGCTCGAGGTCGGCGCCGGCGCGGCGCAGTGCTCCCGGTGGCTCGCCGCCCGCGGGGTCGAGGTCGTCGCGACCGACGTCGCGCACGGCATGCTCGCCGCGGGAGCGGCGTACGACCGACCGGGGCACCCCGCGGCGCCGCTCGTGCAGGCCGACGCGCGCGCGCTGCCGTTCGCCGACGGGAGCTTCGACGTGGCGTTCACGGCGTTCGGCGCGATCCCGTTCGTGCCCGACGCGGTGAGTGTGCACCGGGAGGCGGCGCGCGTGCTGCGCCCCGGCGGGCGCTGGGTGTTCTCGGTCACCCACCCGCTGCGCTGGGCGTTCCCCGACGACCCCTCCGAGCACGGCCTGACCGCCTCGCGCTCGTACTTCGACCGGCGGCCCTACGTCGAGACCGGCGCGTCGGGCTCGGTGCTCTACGCGGAGTACCACCGCACGCTCGGGGACCACGTCGCCGACCTCGTGGCTGCCGGGTTCGTGCTCGAGCGCCTCGTCGAGCCCGAGTGGCCCGAGGGGCACGACCGCACGTGGGGCGGCTGGGGTCCGGTGCGCGGGGCGCTGCTGCCCGGGACGGCGATCTTCGTGACGCACCGCTGA
- a CDS encoding PaaI family thioesterase: MTDAGREPQHPPTYPGTLIERMGIVIQEVGPDRVVGTMPVEGNTQPQGLLHGGASAVLAETLGSVAANAHAGEGRIAVGIELSATHHRSARSGLVTGTATAVHLGSTLATYEVVVEDPESRRVCTARLTCMLIADRRG, from the coding sequence ATGACTGACGCCGGCCGCGAGCCGCAGCACCCCCCGACCTACCCGGGCACCCTGATCGAGCGCATGGGCATCGTGATCCAAGAGGTCGGACCGGACCGCGTCGTCGGCACGATGCCGGTCGAGGGCAACACCCAGCCGCAGGGGCTGCTGCACGGCGGGGCCTCGGCCGTGCTCGCCGAGACGCTCGGGTCGGTCGCGGCGAACGCGCACGCGGGCGAGGGCCGGATCGCGGTCGGGATCGAGCTCAGCGCGACGCACCACCGCTCCGCGCGCAGCGGGCTCGTGACGGGCACCGCGACCGCGGTGCACCTCGGGTCGACCCTCGCGACCTACGAGGTCGTCGTCGAGGACCCCGAGTCGCGCCGCGTCTGCACCGCGCGGCTGACCTGCATGCTCATCGCGGACCGCCGCGGCTGA
- a CDS encoding solute symporter family protein → MSAVLGSAVLAAETEQIGDPVLNIAIFGAFVVVTLVIVFRASKNNSTAADYYAAGRSFTGPQNGTAIAGDYLSAASFLGICGAIAINGYDGFLYSIGFLVAWLVALLLVAELLRNTGRFTMADVLSFRLRQRPVRMAAALATLAVVFFYLLAQMAGAGGLVALLLGIEGVAGQGLVIAVVGALMILYVLVGGMKGTTWVQIIKAILLIAGAGIMTIWVLAKFGFDLSALLQGAVDTAGEGGEALIEPGKQYGASGMSKLNFLSLALALVLGTAGLPHVLMRFYTVPTAKEARRSVVWAIWLIGVFYLFTLVLGYGAGALVGPEAIKAAPGGVNSAAPMLAFELGGVVLLGIISAVAFATILAVVAGLTITAAASFAHDIYASVIKHGEVNPDGEVKVARITVVVIGILAIVGGIFANGQNVAFLVALAFAVAASANLPTIIYSLFWKRFNTTGALWSMYGGLISCIVLIAFSPVVSGKVDPATGASLSMIRDTSVDFHLFPLDNPGIVSIPLGFLLGIVGTLVSKERPDREKFAEMEVRSLTGAGAEKATVH, encoded by the coding sequence ATGAGCGCGGTCCTGGGCTCCGCGGTGCTCGCCGCCGAGACCGAGCAGATCGGGGACCCCGTCCTCAACATCGCGATCTTCGGGGCGTTCGTCGTCGTGACGCTCGTGATCGTGTTCCGGGCGTCGAAGAACAACAGCACCGCCGCCGACTACTACGCCGCGGGGCGGTCGTTCACCGGCCCGCAGAACGGCACCGCGATCGCGGGCGACTACCTGTCGGCCGCGAGCTTCCTCGGCATCTGCGGCGCGATCGCGATCAACGGCTACGACGGGTTCCTGTACTCGATCGGCTTCCTGGTCGCGTGGCTCGTCGCGCTCCTGCTCGTCGCCGAGCTGCTGCGCAACACCGGCCGGTTCACGATGGCCGACGTCCTGTCGTTCCGGCTGCGCCAGCGCCCGGTCCGGATGGCGGCGGCGCTCGCGACCCTCGCGGTCGTCTTCTTCTACCTGCTCGCGCAGATGGCGGGCGCGGGCGGCCTGGTGGCGCTCCTGCTCGGGATCGAGGGTGTCGCGGGCCAGGGGCTCGTGATCGCCGTGGTCGGTGCGCTGATGATCCTGTACGTCCTGGTGGGCGGCATGAAGGGCACCACCTGGGTGCAGATCATCAAGGCGATCCTGCTCATCGCGGGCGCCGGGATCATGACGATCTGGGTGCTCGCGAAGTTCGGCTTCGACCTCTCGGCGCTGCTCCAGGGCGCGGTCGACACCGCGGGCGAGGGCGGCGAGGCGCTCATCGAGCCGGGCAAGCAGTACGGCGCCTCGGGCATGAGCAAGCTCAACTTCCTCTCGCTCGCGCTCGCGCTCGTGCTCGGCACCGCGGGCCTCCCGCACGTGCTCATGCGCTTCTACACGGTCCCGACCGCCAAGGAGGCGCGTCGCTCGGTCGTCTGGGCGATCTGGCTCATCGGCGTCTTCTACCTGTTCACCCTCGTGCTCGGGTACGGCGCGGGTGCCCTCGTCGGGCCCGAGGCCATCAAGGCGGCTCCGGGCGGCGTGAACTCGGCGGCGCCGATGCTCGCGTTCGAGCTCGGCGGCGTGGTGCTGCTCGGCATCATCTCGGCGGTCGCCTTCGCGACGATCCTCGCGGTCGTCGCGGGCCTGACGATCACGGCGGCGGCGTCGTTCGCGCACGACATCTACGCGTCGGTGATCAAGCACGGCGAGGTCAACCCCGACGGCGAGGTCAAGGTCGCCCGGATCACCGTCGTCGTGATCGGCATCCTGGCGATCGTCGGCGGCATCTTCGCCAACGGGCAGAACGTGGCGTTCCTCGTCGCGCTTGCGTTCGCGGTCGCGGCCAGCGCGAACCTGCCGACGATCATCTACTCGCTGTTCTGGAAGCGGTTCAACACCACCGGGGCGCTGTGGAGCATGTACGGCGGACTCATCTCCTGCATCGTGCTCATCGCGTTCTCCCCGGTCGTGTCCGGGAAGGTGGACCCCGCGACCGGGGCGAGCCTGTCGATGATCCGGGACACGTCCGTCGACTTCCACCTCTTCCCGCTGGACAACCCGGGAATCGTCTCGATCCCGCTCGGGTTCCTGCTCGGCATCGTGGGGACGCTGGTGAGCAAGGAGCGTCCGGACCGGGAGAAGTTCGCCGAGATGGAGGTCCGCTCGCTCACCGGGGCGGGCGCCGAGAAGGCGACGGTGCACTAG
- the polA gene encoding DNA polymerase I, which produces MPDRLAPVTDASPAGALAASTPPFAPAPGAPRLLLIDGHSMAFRAFFALPAENFSTTSGQTTNAVYGFTSMLAKILADEAPTHLAVAFDVGRTTFRTEQYPAYKGTRDETPQPFQGQVPLIKEILATMRVPVIEKENYEADDVLATLATQARAAGIEVLLCSGDRDSFQLVNDSVTVLYPIRGVSELTRMTPEAVLAKYGVGPERYSDLAALVGETSDNLPGVPGVGPKTAAKWITAYGGLDGIIASVDQIGGKAGESLRAHLDQVIVNRRLNHLLTDLELPLRPEDLAVQPWDREAMHRVFDSLQFTALRERLFASLPEAAPAVEPGDAVPLDRLEPGGLAAWLAERAGRTLGLDVRGSARPSGGDAWGVAIADAGSSAVALDLASLDPADEATLAAWLAEPNAEKAVHAAKNAWHALVGRGFDLAGVVFDTELAAYLCHPDQRAYDLASLVVRYLKRELSAAESPDSGTQGAFDLELDGSDENQRSAGQAAAVVELAEVLHGELADRGAAALLAELELPLEDVLVRMERRGIAADTGYLSGLEAEFDAAVKDAAAEAYAVIDREVNLGSPKQLQEVLFDQLQMPKTKKNKTGYTTDAAALQDLFERTQHPFLEHLLAHRDAIRLRQTVEGLLRSVADDGRIHTTFQQTIAATGRLSSTDPNLQNIPIRTEAGRQIRRAFVVGPGYDTLLTADYSQIEMRIMAHLSGDEGLIEAFRSGEDLHSYVGSRVFSVPTDEVTPAMRSKIKAMSYGLAYGLSSFGLSKQLNIEVGEAAKLMEDYFSRFGGVREYLTGVVDVARATGYTATIMGRRRYLPDLTSDNRQRREMAERMALNAPIQGSAADLIKVAMLGVERELTARGLGSRLLLQVHDELVLEVAPGEREEVEALVRAQMGSAAELSVPLDVSVGIGTSWHEAGH; this is translated from the coding sequence ATGCCCGATAGGTTGGCACCCGTGACCGACGCATCGCCAGCCGGCGCCCTCGCCGCCTCCACGCCCCCGTTCGCCCCCGCGCCGGGCGCCCCGCGCCTGCTGCTCATCGACGGGCACTCGATGGCGTTCCGCGCGTTCTTCGCCCTGCCGGCCGAGAACTTCTCGACCACGAGCGGCCAGACGACCAACGCGGTCTACGGCTTCACGTCGATGCTCGCCAAGATCCTGGCGGACGAGGCGCCGACGCACCTCGCCGTCGCGTTCGACGTGGGCCGCACGACGTTCCGCACCGAGCAGTACCCGGCGTACAAGGGCACGCGCGACGAGACGCCGCAGCCCTTCCAGGGTCAGGTGCCGCTGATCAAGGAGATCCTCGCGACGATGCGGGTCCCCGTGATCGAGAAGGAGAACTACGAGGCCGACGACGTGCTGGCGACGCTCGCCACGCAGGCCCGCGCCGCCGGCATCGAAGTCCTGCTCTGCTCGGGCGACCGCGATTCGTTCCAGCTCGTCAACGACTCCGTCACGGTGCTCTACCCGATCCGCGGTGTGTCCGAGCTCACGCGCATGACGCCCGAGGCGGTCCTCGCGAAGTACGGCGTCGGGCCGGAGCGGTACTCCGACCTGGCCGCGCTCGTGGGGGAGACGAGCGACAACCTCCCGGGCGTGCCCGGCGTCGGCCCCAAGACGGCCGCGAAGTGGATCACGGCGTACGGCGGTCTGGACGGGATCATCGCGTCGGTCGACCAGATCGGCGGCAAGGCGGGGGAGAGCCTGCGCGCGCACCTCGACCAGGTGATCGTCAACCGCCGGCTCAACCACCTGCTCACGGACCTCGAGCTCCCGCTGCGGCCCGAGGACCTCGCGGTGCAGCCGTGGGACCGCGAGGCGATGCACCGGGTGTTCGACTCGCTGCAGTTCACGGCGCTGCGCGAGCGGCTGTTCGCGTCCCTGCCCGAGGCTGCGCCGGCGGTCGAGCCCGGCGACGCGGTGCCGCTCGACCGGCTGGAGCCCGGGGGCCTCGCCGCGTGGCTCGCCGAGCGCGCGGGCCGGACGCTCGGCCTCGACGTCCGGGGGAGCGCGCGGCCGTCGGGCGGGGACGCGTGGGGCGTCGCGATCGCCGACGCCGGCTCGTCGGCCGTCGCGCTCGACCTGGCGTCCCTGGACCCGGCGGACGAGGCGACGCTCGCGGCGTGGCTCGCGGAGCCGAACGCCGAGAAGGCCGTGCACGCCGCGAAGAACGCGTGGCACGCGCTCGTCGGCCGCGGCTTCGACCTCGCGGGGGTCGTGTTCGACACGGAGCTCGCCGCGTACCTGTGCCACCCCGACCAGCGTGCGTACGACCTCGCGTCGCTCGTCGTGCGCTACCTGAAGCGCGAGCTGTCGGCCGCCGAGTCCCCGGACTCCGGCACGCAGGGCGCGTTCGACCTCGAGCTCGACGGCTCCGACGAGAACCAGAGGTCGGCCGGGCAGGCGGCCGCGGTCGTCGAGCTCGCCGAGGTGCTGCACGGGGAGCTGGCCGACCGGGGTGCGGCCGCGCTGCTCGCCGAGCTCGAGCTCCCGCTCGAGGACGTGCTCGTGCGCATGGAGCGCCGCGGCATCGCCGCCGACACCGGCTACCTGTCCGGGCTCGAGGCGGAGTTCGACGCCGCGGTCAAGGACGCGGCGGCCGAGGCGTACGCGGTCATCGACCGCGAGGTGAACCTGGGCTCCCCGAAGCAGCTCCAGGAGGTGCTCTTCGACCAGCTGCAGATGCCGAAGACCAAGAAGAACAAGACCGGCTACACCACGGACGCTGCGGCGCTCCAGGACCTGTTCGAGCGCACGCAGCACCCGTTCCTCGAGCACCTGCTCGCGCACCGCGACGCGATCCGCCTGCGCCAGACCGTCGAGGGGCTGCTGCGCTCGGTGGCCGACGACGGGCGCATCCACACGACGTTCCAGCAGACGATCGCCGCGACCGGCCGGCTGTCCTCGACCGACCCGAACCTGCAGAACATCCCCATCCGCACGGAGGCGGGCCGCCAGATCCGGCGCGCGTTCGTCGTCGGGCCCGGGTACGACACGCTGCTCACGGCCGACTACTCGCAGATCGAGATGCGCATCATGGCGCACCTGTCGGGCGACGAGGGCCTCATCGAGGCGTTCCGCTCGGGCGAGGACCTGCACTCCTACGTGGGCTCACGGGTCTTCTCCGTGCCGACCGACGAGGTCACGCCCGCGATGCGCTCGAAGATCAAGGCGATGAGCTACGGGCTCGCGTACGGGCTGTCGTCCTTCGGCCTGTCGAAGCAGCTGAACATCGAGGTCGGCGAGGCCGCGAAGCTCATGGAGGACTACTTCTCGCGGTTCGGCGGCGTGCGCGAGTACCTGACCGGGGTCGTGGACGTGGCCCGCGCGACGGGGTACACCGCGACGATCATGGGCCGGCGCCGCTACCTGCCGGACCTCACCAGCGACAACCGCCAGCGACGCGAGATGGCCGAGCGCATGGCGCTCAACGCCCCGATCCAGGGCAGCGCCGCGGACCTCATCAAGGTCGCGATGCTCGGGGTGGAGCGCGAGCTCACGGCGCGCGGGCTCGGGTCGCGGCTGCTCCTGCAGGTGCACGACGAGCTCGTGCTCGAGGTGGCGCCCGGGGAGCGCGAGGAGGTCGAGGCCCTCGTGCGCGCGCAGATGGGCTCGGCGGCCGAGCTCTCGGTGCCGCTCGACGTCTCGGTCGGCATCGGGACGAGCTGGCACGAGGCGGGTCACTGA
- a CDS encoding ABC transporter substrate-binding protein has protein sequence MRTFLRFAASSVAVGLVLTGCAASDRDGGGTAEETSDGARDTFIFAASADPASLDPAFANDGESFRVGRQIFEGLVGTEPGTPDPAPLLAESWETSEDGLQYTFQLKEGVKFHDGTDFNAEAVCFNFERWNNFTGVLQSESLSYYWQKVNGGFATSDTPSLNGTGKYESCEAPDETTAVINLRSPLPELVSALSLPSFSMQSPTALQEYDADAVTGEGDAPVLPEYATAHPTGTGPYVFDSWSPGEQVVLTANEDYWGEQGQIKRIVFSVISDATARRQALQAGDIDGYDLVGPADVDALEEAGFQIVNRDPFNILYLAMNQANPDLADLKVRQAIAHAINKESLVAQTLPEGTEVATNFVPPSVAGWNPDVATYDYDPEKAKSLLAEAGKSNLTIDFNYPTNVSRPYMPTPEQVFTAISADLEAVGITVNPVPEPWSPDYLDRMQGTPDHGIHLLGWTGDYNDTYNFVGVFFGAKSNEWGFDNPELFQALGDARYQPSAEEQKAAYEEVNAQIMDLLPGVPLAHPVPSLAFKPEIQGYPASPVQDEVYNVITIED, from the coding sequence GTGAGGACCTTCCTGAGGTTCGCAGCGTCGAGCGTGGCCGTGGGCCTCGTTCTGACCGGATGTGCGGCGAGTGACCGCGACGGCGGGGGCACCGCCGAGGAGACGTCGGACGGCGCGCGGGACACCTTCATCTTCGCAGCGTCGGCCGACCCCGCGTCGCTCGACCCGGCCTTCGCCAACGACGGCGAGTCGTTCCGCGTCGGGCGCCAGATCTTCGAGGGTCTCGTGGGCACCGAGCCGGGCACGCCCGACCCGGCCCCGCTGCTCGCGGAGTCCTGGGAGACGAGCGAGGACGGCCTGCAGTACACCTTCCAGCTCAAGGAGGGTGTGAAGTTCCACGACGGCACCGACTTCAACGCCGAGGCGGTCTGCTTCAACTTCGAGCGGTGGAACAACTTCACGGGCGTCCTGCAGTCCGAGAGCCTGTCGTACTACTGGCAGAAGGTGAACGGCGGGTTCGCGACGAGCGACACGCCGAGCCTCAACGGCACCGGGAAGTACGAGAGCTGCGAGGCTCCCGACGAGACGACCGCCGTCATCAACCTCCGGAGCCCGCTGCCCGAGCTGGTCTCGGCGCTGTCGCTGCCGTCGTTCTCGATGCAGTCGCCGACGGCGCTGCAGGAGTACGACGCCGACGCCGTGACGGGTGAGGGCGACGCCCCCGTGCTGCCCGAGTACGCGACCGCGCACCCGACCGGCACCGGCCCGTACGTCTTCGACTCGTGGAGCCCGGGCGAGCAGGTCGTCCTCACGGCCAACGAGGACTACTGGGGCGAGCAGGGCCAGATCAAGCGCATCGTCTTCAGCGTGATCTCCGACGCGACCGCGCGCCGGCAGGCGCTGCAGGCCGGCGACATCGACGGCTACGACCTCGTCGGCCCGGCCGACGTGGACGCGCTGGAGGAGGCCGGCTTCCAGATCGTCAACCGCGACCCGTTCAACATCCTGTACCTCGCGATGAACCAGGCGAACCCGGACCTCGCGGACCTCAAGGTCCGCCAGGCGATCGCGCACGCGATCAACAAGGAGTCGCTGGTCGCGCAGACGCTGCCCGAGGGCACCGAGGTCGCGACCAACTTCGTGCCGCCGAGCGTCGCGGGCTGGAACCCGGACGTCGCGACGTACGACTACGACCCCGAGAAGGCCAAGTCGCTGCTCGCCGAGGCCGGCAAGTCGAACCTCACGATCGACTTCAACTACCCGACGAACGTGTCGCGGCCGTACATGCCGACGCCGGAGCAGGTCTTCACCGCGATCTCGGCCGACCTCGAGGCCGTCGGGATCACCGTGAACCCGGTCCCGGAGCCGTGGAGCCCCGACTACCTCGACCGCATGCAGGGCACGCCCGACCACGGCATCCACCTGCTCGGCTGGACGGGTGACTACAACGACACCTACAACTTCGTCGGCGTCTTCTTCGGCGCGAAGTCGAACGAGTGGGGCTTCGACAACCCGGAGCTGTTCCAGGCCCTGGGCGACGCGCGGTACCAGCCGAGCGCCGAGGAGCAGAAGGCCGCCTACGAGGAGGTCAACGCCCAGATCATGGACCTCCTGCCGGGCGTCCCGCTCGCGCACCCCGTCCCGTCGCTGGCGTTCAAGCCCGAGATCCAGGGGTACCCGGCGTCGCCGGTCCAGGACGAGGTCTACAACGTCATCACCATCGAGGACTGA
- a CDS encoding DUF485 domain-containing protein: MADVVEHPETDYERVQNSQEFQQLRRRFRNFVFPMTAFFLAWYLLYVLLAAYAHDFMSIRVAGNITVGLLFGLGQFVSTFAITMIYASWANKRQDAVAERLRRHIEDGEIV; this comes from the coding sequence ATGGCCGACGTGGTAGAGCATCCCGAGACCGACTACGAACGCGTGCAGAACTCCCAGGAGTTCCAGCAGCTGCGCCGGCGCTTCCGGAACTTCGTGTTCCCGATGACGGCGTTCTTCCTCGCCTGGTACCTGCTGTACGTGCTCCTCGCCGCCTACGCGCACGACTTCATGAGCATCCGCGTCGCGGGCAACATCACGGTCGGCCTGCTGTTCGGCCTCGGCCAGTTCGTCTCGACCTTCGCGATCACGATGATCTACGCGAGCTGGGCCAACAAGCGGCAGGACGCCGTCGCCGAGCGGCTCCGCCGCCACATCGAGGACGGGGAGATCGTATGA